The following nucleotide sequence is from bacterium.
GTGGGGGACGGGGGAGGCCGCCGTGTCGGATGAGAAGGGATACGGGGACGAGGCCGGCGGCCCGGAGGGCGGGCTGCACGGCGACGCGCCCCGCCGCGGGCTGGCGCGCACCATCGCCAAGGTGGGCTACGCCACGCGGCGCCAGGCGGAGGAGATGGTCCGCAGCGGACGGGTCACCGTCGACGGGCGCCGCGAGCTGGACCCCGGCGCCACCGTCACGCCCGAGTCGATGATCGCCATCGACGACCACCAGCTCATCGACGTCATCCGCACCTACCTGGCGCTGCACAAGCCCGAGGACATCGCCGTCGCGCCGATCATGGGCCGCCGCATCCGCCTGGTCGCCGAACTGCTGCCCCGCGACACGCCCGGGCTGCGGGCCGCCGGCCGCCTCGACGCCACCACCAGCGGGCTGCTGCTGGTCTCCAACGACAGCGCCTGGAACGCGGACGCCGCCGGCAGCGACGAGCTGGAGAAGGAGTACCTGATCAGGGTCGCCGGCCCGGTCACCGACGCCCTGATCGACGTGATCGGCGCCGGGGTGACGGCCCCGAAGCTGGGCCTGCTCAA
It contains:
- a CDS encoding S4 domain-containing protein, with the protein product MSDEKGYGDEAGGPEGGLHGDAPRRGLARTIAKVGYATRRQAEEMVRSGRVTVDGRRELDPGATVTPESMIAIDDHQLIDVIRTYLALHKPEDIAVAPIMGRRIRLVAELLPRDTPGLRAAGRLDATTSGLLLVSNDSAWNADAAGSDELEKEYLIRVAGPVTDALIDVIGAGVTAPKLGLL